The nucleotide sequence CACGCTCCCGGCACACACCTCCTCACTGCCCTCGTGGACGCTCAGCCTGTCGCTGCCGCCGCCCTGAGCGTGCAGGAGGGTGTGGCCGCTTTGTACGGCACCTCCACCCTCCCGGAGTTCCGGGAACGGGGGGCGCAGACGGCCCTGCTCGCCGCGCGGCTGCACCTGGCCAAGGAGCGAGGAGCACACTTTGCCAGTGTCTTTGTCGCGCCTGGCAGCGGGAGCGAACGGAACGTGCGGCGGGCGGGGTTCGGGCTGGCGGGGGTGCGGCTGACGTTCAGGAAGAGGTGACGCTCCGCTCGGTCATTGCGCGGACGTGCGGGACACAGCCGGCTGCGAGACTGCGGGCATGGGACCCGCCGACCTCATTCGCCTCGCCCTTCCGCTCTACGGCCTCGCCAGCTCATCCTTCACGGTTCTGCGCAGCCTTGAGGACATCGTGGCGCGCGTGGAGACTCCCGCTGGTCCCACGGTTCTCCGGGTCTGTGCGGCTGGTACGGCGGCAGCCCGCCTGGCGGAGATCAGCACTTTCCAGAATGCCGCCGCTGGCACAGGTCTGACCGTTCCCCAGAGTGAGGCAGCCCGCGCTCTGACCCTGCCGGATGGAACATGCCGTTGGACCGTCTGCTCGACCTGGGTGGATGGGGAGGTGCCCCGTCCGGTGACTGCCGACCTTACCCGGAGGCTGGGGCGGGAGACGGCCCGCCTGCACGGGCTGGACTTTCGTCCTCCGGGAACCTGGACCGGCCCGGTGTACGGGGCCGCCTGGCTGCGCGAGTGGTGGAGGGCCGAGGCCCCGCGTCACCTGAGCACCGCCGACCGCGAGCGGTGTGCGCCCGCCATCGCCCGGGCCGCCGCGTTCATGGAGGCGCACGCGGCGGAGGAGCGGGTCATCCACTCGGACCTGCACTTCGGCAATGTGCTGCTGGCCCCAGGTGGGCAGGTCGCTATCCTTGACTTCGACGGGTGCGCCGTGGCCCATCCCGCCTTCGACCTCGCGCTGACCGAGGGGGAGCTGCTCGACTTCCCGGACGCCCCGGCCCTGACGGCAGCCTACCGGGAGGGGTACGCGGCGCAGTCGGGGCGGCCCTACCCCGCACAGGCAGCGGAGTTGCTCCGCGTCGCCACAGCAACGGCCTTTCTGGAGTGGGTGTACGGGAGCGCCAATCCGGAGGTCCGCGCACAGAAGGAAGGGTGGGTGCCCTCGTTGCTGAATGAC is from Deinococcus sp. YIM 77859 and encodes:
- a CDS encoding phosphotransferase enzyme family protein, encoding MGPADLIRLALPLYGLASSSFTVLRSLEDIVARVETPAGPTVLRVCAAGTAAARLAEISTFQNAAAGTGLTVPQSEAARALTLPDGTCRWTVCSTWVDGEVPRPVTADLTRRLGRETARLHGLDFRPPGTWTGPVYGAAWLREWWRAEAPRHLSTADRERCAPAIARAAAFMEAHAAEERVIHSDLHFGNVLLAPGGQVAILDFDGCAVAHPAFDLALTEGELLDFPDAPALTAAYREGYAAQSGRPYPAQAAELLRVATATAFLEWVYGSANPEVRAQKEGWVPSLLNDLALRE